A genomic region of Lysinibacillus sp. 2017 contains the following coding sequences:
- a CDS encoding alpha/beta fold hydrolase — protein sequence MKKKIFTSILASAVAIPAVVLPVNAETPFKDITSTSPYAEAVAFLQAENIIGGYDDQTFRPSETIARQHVISIINKLVDLKPVRESKSFTDIPTTHPYFDAIQKAYRAGIIDGDQNKNFNPNEAITRAQAAKILALAFDLKAGKQFPLQDVPLTHWSNEYIQRLAGNGITTITDNGLFQPNEKLTRGQYALLLYRLIHIEGEQPLTQHIGQWSGQIDIPQSPLAVQLNISENGTGTFSVPAQGVKDFPVKSVTVTGNKIRVDIEIAGSSMVIEGTVEKEKITATFTQNGMTLPLTLTPYEEPEESNVAYEELTIPVTGGQLKVALQMPTVKANAPVPVAIIIAGSGATTKDGNTVLGDNNSLKMLAEDLAAKGIASIRYDKRGVGDNMSLIAKEEDLTFNDFAKDAESIVKAVNSDARFSTVHIIGHSEGSLVGMVAATSKKVDSIVSIAGAGRPIEEVLVEQLTAQLPEDLLKKSKDILASLKKGELVADVPESLYSVFRPSVQPYMISWLQYDPAEVLKKLDVPTLIVQGKNDLQVKMTDSQRLSTAKPTAKIVYFDKMNHVLKDSPTDQAGNVATYTDPSLPLAEGLVDSITTFIYTALK from the coding sequence ATGAAGAAAAAAATATTTACATCTATTTTGGCATCTGCAGTTGCTATTCCTGCTGTTGTTTTACCAGTAAACGCAGAGACACCATTTAAAGATATTACTTCGACAAGTCCTTATGCAGAGGCAGTTGCTTTTTTACAGGCGGAAAATATTATTGGTGGGTACGATGACCAAACATTCCGTCCTTCGGAAACCATTGCTAGACAGCATGTTATTTCAATTATCAATAAACTAGTAGACTTAAAGCCGGTTCGTGAGTCGAAATCATTTACAGATATACCGACTACGCATCCATACTTTGACGCAATCCAAAAAGCATATCGTGCAGGCATTATTGATGGTGATCAAAACAAAAACTTCAATCCGAATGAAGCTATTACACGTGCTCAAGCAGCGAAAATACTAGCCTTAGCGTTTGATTTGAAGGCTGGTAAACAATTTCCATTGCAAGATGTACCATTAACACATTGGAGCAATGAATACATTCAAAGGCTTGCCGGAAATGGGATTACAACCATAACAGATAATGGCCTTTTTCAACCAAATGAAAAATTAACAAGAGGTCAGTATGCTTTGCTTTTATATCGATTAATCCATATCGAGGGGGAACAACCATTGACACAACATATCGGTCAGTGGAGTGGTCAAATTGATATTCCACAAAGCCCTTTAGCAGTTCAACTAAACATATCTGAAAATGGTACAGGCACATTTTCTGTACCAGCTCAAGGAGTAAAGGATTTCCCTGTTAAATCTGTTACGGTTACAGGTAATAAAATTCGCGTAGATATTGAGATTGCAGGGTCAAGTATGGTTATTGAAGGAACAGTAGAGAAAGAAAAAATTACAGCGACTTTCACGCAAAATGGTATGACGCTTCCACTTACATTAACACCATATGAGGAACCTGAAGAATCAAACGTAGCGTATGAGGAATTAACAATCCCTGTTACAGGCGGACAGTTAAAAGTAGCACTTCAAATGCCGACTGTTAAAGCAAACGCACCTGTCCCAGTTGCGATTATCATTGCAGGTTCAGGAGCTACAACGAAAGATGGCAATACGGTTCTTGGTGACAACAATAGTTTGAAGATGTTAGCGGAAGATTTGGCAGCAAAAGGCATTGCTTCTATTCGCTATGATAAACGCGGTGTTGGTGATAATATGAGCCTTATTGCTAAAGAAGAGGATTTGACATTTAATGATTTTGCAAAAGATGCAGAAAGTATTGTGAAGGCAGTAAATAGTGATGCACGCTTTTCAACTGTTCATATCATCGGACATAGCGAAGGTTCCTTAGTTGGTATGGTCGCTGCTACTTCAAAAAAAGTGGATTCTATCGTTTCAATTGCTGGCGCAGGTCGACCAATTGAAGAAGTACTCGTTGAACAATTAACAGCTCAGCTACCAGAGGATTTACTGAAGAAGAGTAAAGATATATTAGCGTCGTTGAAAAAAGGGGAGCTTGTAGCGGATGTCCCTGAAAGCTTATATTCTGTATTCAGACCATCTGTTCAACCATATATGATTTCTTGGTTGCAGTACGATCCAGCCGAAGTACTGAAAAAGCTCGATGTGCCAACACTTATTGTCCAAGGAAAAAATGACTTACAAGTAAAAATGACGGATTCACAACGCTTAAGTACAGCAAAGCCGACTGCTAAAATCGTGTACTTCGATAAAATGAATCATGTGTTAAAAGATTCTCCGACTGATCAAGCAGGTAATGTGGCGACGTATACCGATCCATCACTTCCACTGGCAGAAGGACTTGTTGATAGTATTACAACGTTTATCTATACAGCCTTAAAGTGA
- a CDS encoding sensor domain-containing diguanylate cyclase, whose translation MDFNQKTKRNILLLWIFTGLPLMYVLYFLFPSQPIDWTIFLYLSIFAIITTAIPFQVGNTTIVLSQWATLAAFLLYGVGAEMIAVQLSILPIIYQMRNRPDMFYRILFISWMFMYTSFVAAGAVHLLGFEVGNANLMYLLIYGSLFVIIHLFMNHLILYLRDRLVGIEEKFFSEDIKWDYSSIAITIPFAISLVIMIKELGVAAIFLLGIPFFAITYVVKIYNISERVNYSLSKASNFGHELADRLSAQQIIDLFMNRVSQLFAHDDMYIVDHILGKYVILRARVDGIDIDVQAESESIRKSFIHCCFQTEEKRIYGNAKEWVKEAPDFLSPDMNSVMIVPIHRNQRTEGMVILAARKKNAFEKYQMDIVHLLSTYFAVSLEKAKYLNAAVEKSESCALTGLYNYRYLDKMLAMEQERMEANPHLQYSLLMMDIDHFKRINDTFGHHAGNIVLKDFAKMLESLVPDGAILARYGGEEFVMLVPHLSKSDATELGERIRQKVENTPFLIETDLAEAPREEIIFLTVSIGVSHAPDDTEETKGLLRNADRALYIGAKQAGRNKVAQYVRI comes from the coding sequence ATGGATTTTAATCAGAAAACAAAGCGTAATATTCTGTTGCTGTGGATTTTTACAGGGTTGCCACTTATGTATGTATTGTATTTCTTATTTCCGAGCCAACCAATCGACTGGACAATTTTTTTATATTTGAGTATTTTTGCAATCATTACAACTGCTATTCCATTCCAAGTCGGCAATACGACGATTGTACTTTCGCAATGGGCAACATTAGCTGCCTTTTTGTTATATGGTGTTGGTGCTGAAATGATTGCTGTTCAACTGAGTATTTTGCCGATTATTTATCAAATGAGAAATCGCCCAGATATGTTTTATCGAATCTTATTTATTTCCTGGATGTTTATGTATACATCTTTCGTTGCTGCAGGGGCGGTACATTTATTAGGTTTTGAAGTTGGTAATGCGAATCTAATGTATTTACTCATTTATGGGTCTTTATTCGTTATCATCCACTTATTTATGAATCATTTGATTTTGTATTTACGTGACCGATTAGTCGGAATCGAAGAGAAGTTTTTTAGTGAGGATATTAAATGGGATTATAGCAGTATAGCGATTACTATACCTTTTGCCATTTCTTTAGTAATTATGATTAAAGAATTGGGAGTAGCTGCAATCTTCTTGCTTGGAATTCCGTTCTTTGCGATAACATATGTTGTGAAAATTTATAATATATCAGAACGTGTTAATTATTCATTAAGTAAAGCGAGTAATTTCGGGCATGAGTTGGCAGATCGTTTAAGTGCTCAGCAAATCATAGATTTATTTATGAACCGCGTAAGTCAACTTTTTGCTCATGATGATATGTATATTGTAGATCATATTCTAGGGAAATATGTTATTCTGCGTGCTCGAGTGGATGGGATAGATATCGATGTCCAAGCGGAGTCAGAGTCGATTCGAAAATCCTTTATTCATTGTTGCTTTCAAACAGAAGAGAAACGAATTTATGGAAATGCCAAAGAATGGGTAAAAGAAGCACCTGACTTCCTGTCTCCTGATATGAATAGTGTCATGATTGTTCCTATTCACCGCAATCAACGCACAGAAGGGATGGTCATTTTAGCGGCTCGTAAGAAAAATGCGTTTGAAAAGTACCAAATGGATATCGTTCATTTATTGTCGACCTATTTTGCTGTGTCTCTTGAAAAAGCTAAATATTTAAATGCAGCAGTTGAGAAAAGCGAATCGTGTGCACTGACAGGTCTTTATAATTATCGTTATTTGGATAAAATGTTAGCGATGGAGCAAGAACGTATGGAAGCCAATCCGCATCTACAGTATTCTTTATTAATGATGGATATTGACCATTTTAAACGAATAAATGATACGTTTGGACATCATGCAGGAAATATCGTGTTAAAAGATTTTGCTAAAATGTTAGAAAGTCTCGTCCCAGATGGTGCCATTTTAGCACGTTATGGGGGAGAAGAGTTTGTTATGCTTGTCCCTCATCTAAGTAAAAGTGATGCAACAGAGTTAGGTGAGAGAATACGCCAAAAAGTAGAAAATACACCATTCTTAATTGAAACAGATTTGGCGGAAGCTCCTCGTGAAGAAATTATATTTTTGACGGTAAGTATTGGAGTTTCCCATGCCCCGGATGATACCGAGGAAACGAAAGGACTATTACGCAATGCCGATCGTGCTCTCTATATTGGGGCAAAGCAAGCAGGGCGGAATAAAGTTGCACAATATGTAAGAATATAA
- a CDS encoding ABC transporter permease — MLWSLVSRNNKVFLRDKVLVFFSLLSVLILIGVYVIFLQKLQVSSIEQYVPISPAIEVMVSEWMVAGLLSIIAMTTTLATFGIYIKDIESKITADFLVTDASRFKIQLSYVISSFIIGFIMTFIGFICCEIFIVSIGGEFLSIIALMKVIGILILAVMMSSMINLFIVLFVNTETAFSTVNTIIGTVLGFLCGIYVPMSALPNYVQSIIHFFPVSHITVLLRNTFMTDSFDKVFGGNVEFAEDYMLNFGVVYKINGSIISGTTSILFIVGTIILLGFLSAIVFLKKHK; from the coding sequence ATGTTATGGAGTTTAGTAAGTCGAAATAATAAAGTGTTTCTACGTGATAAAGTACTCGTCTTTTTTTCACTTTTATCGGTACTTATCCTAATCGGTGTTTACGTAATTTTCTTACAAAAGCTACAAGTTAGTTCGATTGAACAATATGTCCCTATCTCACCAGCAATTGAAGTAATGGTAAGTGAATGGATGGTCGCTGGATTATTATCAATTATCGCGATGACCACGACTTTAGCGACGTTCGGAATCTATATCAAGGACATCGAATCAAAAATTACCGCAGATTTTTTAGTAACGGATGCATCGCGCTTCAAAATTCAACTAAGTTATGTTATTAGTTCGTTTATTATCGGTTTTATCATGACCTTTATTGGCTTTATTTGCTGTGAAATATTTATCGTCTCTATTGGCGGTGAATTCCTTTCTATAATTGCGCTGATGAAAGTGATTGGTATATTAATTTTGGCTGTGATGATGAGTAGTATGATCAATTTATTTATTGTGTTATTTGTGAACACTGAAACGGCATTTTCTACAGTTAATACAATTATCGGAACAGTACTTGGATTTTTATGTGGCATTTATGTTCCTATGTCAGCTCTTCCGAACTATGTGCAATCAATCATCCACTTTTTTCCTGTCAGTCATATTACAGTTCTTTTAAGAAATACTTTTATGACGGATTCTTTTGATAAAGTATTTGGTGGAAATGTAGAATTTGCAGAAGATTATATGTTGAACTTTGGAGTTGTATATAAGATAAACGGCTCGATTATTTCAGGGACAACGAGCATTCTTTTTATAGTCGGTACAATCATCTTGTTAGGCTTTTTATCTGCAATTGTCTTTTTGAAAAAGCATAAATAA
- a CDS encoding ATP-binding cassette domain-containing protein: protein MTYAIKVQDLKKQYGNVTAVKGISFSVKKGSFFAFLGSNGAGKSTTIEILCTLLEKTSGDVVINGHTLGTVNHNQSIRQSIGIVFQQSLLDPLLTVKENIIHRGRFYNMPKAQLKENYEFVYKYLQLEDIESKKYGQLSGGQRRRADIARAIIHKPNVLFLDEPTTGLDPHTRRFVWETIERLRQESNMTIFLTTHYMEEAANADQIVIIKRGEIVAQGTPNELKEQYASDQLIIALKSDVRVHEITALIDLDMALAGDVYKVKLPSTMDAIPIIQRISPFITSFEVVKGSIDQVFIQINEEK from the coding sequence ATGACTTATGCGATTAAAGTTCAAGACTTAAAAAAGCAGTACGGTAATGTTACAGCTGTAAAGGGAATCAGTTTTTCAGTAAAAAAGGGATCATTTTTTGCATTTTTAGGAAGCAATGGTGCCGGTAAGTCGACAACGATTGAAATACTATGCACGTTACTTGAAAAAACGAGTGGTGATGTAGTGATCAATGGACACACACTAGGTACGGTTAATCACAACCAATCTATACGCCAATCAATTGGTATCGTTTTTCAACAGAGTTTACTAGACCCACTGCTCACGGTTAAAGAAAATATTATCCATCGCGGGCGTTTTTATAATATGCCAAAAGCTCAACTAAAGGAAAATTATGAATTTGTCTATAAATATTTACAATTAGAAGACATAGAATCAAAGAAATACGGCCAGTTATCAGGTGGGCAAAGACGTCGTGCGGATATTGCCCGTGCAATCATCCATAAACCAAACGTATTATTTTTAGACGAACCCACAACAGGACTTGATCCACATACGCGAAGGTTCGTATGGGAAACGATTGAACGACTAAGACAAGAATCAAATATGACGATTTTTTTAACGACGCACTATATGGAAGAAGCGGCAAATGCTGACCAAATTGTCATCATTAAAAGAGGAGAGATTGTCGCACAAGGTACACCAAACGAATTAAAAGAACAATATGCATCTGACCAACTTATTATTGCACTAAAAAGTGATGTCCGTGTACATGAAATCACTGCACTCATTGACTTAGACATGGCTTTAGCTGGCGATGTATACAAAGTGAAGCTACCTTCTACGATGGATGCGATTCCAATTATTCAAAGAATTTCCCCGTTTATTACATCGTTTGAAGTCGTGAAAGGCTCTATTGATCAAGTTTTCATTCAAATAAACGAAGAAAAGTAG
- a CDS encoding DUF3021 family protein produces MRNFLISCFVSVFTSYFTIALISFREPTALWAGDELIEEFLLALALGLMIGCANNIFKLNQWPYIAVLAVHYIIVVSSAFTIGIFGSWFSMEQPMTIVALFIRITIIYIIVWLFILMTQKKDIKRMNEILQESRGEQE; encoded by the coding sequence ATGAGAAACTTTTTAATTAGCTGTTTCGTAAGTGTTTTCACATCCTATTTCACCATTGCATTAATTTCTTTTAGAGAGCCCACTGCATTATGGGCTGGTGATGAACTAATAGAGGAATTTTTATTAGCACTAGCTTTAGGTCTCATGATTGGCTGCGCAAACAATATATTTAAGTTAAATCAATGGCCTTACATTGCTGTTTTAGCCGTTCACTATATTATCGTTGTTTCATCTGCTTTCACAATCGGCATTTTTGGCAGTTGGTTTTCAATGGAACAACCGATGACCATTGTTGCATTATTCATTCGAATTACTATCATTTATATCATTGTATGGCTATTTATTTTAATGACACAAAAAAAAGACATTAAACGTATGAATGAAATCTTACAAGAAAGTCGAGGCGAGCAAGAATGA
- a CDS encoding LytTR family DNA-binding domain-containing protein codes for MKVHLHIENERQEIEVHIHAPLYDDNVKQLMKKINNTQLENLIGYLNTDIHLLKPQEIFTIFTEDGKVYLQTDEEEFEAKNKLYELEERFSSAFIRVNKSMLVNLNKIVSIQSKVLGNPQIVLSNEATVPVSRNYFKLLKEALGLGREK; via the coding sequence ATGAAAGTCCATTTGCATATCGAAAACGAGCGCCAAGAAATCGAAGTGCATATCCATGCACCACTATATGATGACAATGTGAAACAGCTCATGAAAAAAATAAACAATACACAACTGGAAAATCTTATTGGTTACTTGAATACAGATATCCATCTACTCAAACCGCAAGAAATTTTCACGATTTTTACTGAAGATGGCAAAGTCTACCTTCAAACAGATGAAGAAGAGTTTGAGGCAAAAAATAAATTATATGAATTAGAGGAACGCTTCAGCTCAGCCTTTATACGTGTCAACAAATCGATGCTCGTCAATCTCAATAAAATCGTTTCCATTCAATCGAAAGTGCTTGGCAACCCACAAATAGTGTTATCAAACGAAGCGACAGTACCTGTAAGTCGAAATTATTTTAAATTACTTAAAGAAGCACTTGGATTAGGGAGGGAAAAGTAG
- a CDS encoding DUF6434 domain-containing protein, which translates to MRPNLTKDISIESFRDYYWLKEELQSFCKENGISTSGSKIEIFVRIETFLLTGEIKKSIRKSSVNKNVEPQIDLSLNTVITENHRCSQDVRAFFKTVIPKFHFSTYIQNYFKNNVGKTYRHVVNAWYEEEELKKNPSYKKKIAPQFEYNQFIRDFFADPKNQGISREKAIEEWNEIKKLPGSNKYESNK; encoded by the coding sequence GTGAGACCTAATTTAACAAAAGATATTAGTATAGAAAGTTTTAGAGATTACTATTGGTTAAAAGAGGAATTACAATCATTTTGTAAAGAAAATGGAATAAGTACTTCTGGCTCTAAAATAGAAATTTTTGTTAGAATCGAAACATTTCTTCTGACGGGGGAAATAAAAAAGTCTATCAGAAAATCAAGTGTAAATAAGAACGTAGAACCACAAATAGATTTAAGTTTGAATACAGTTATTACAGAAAACCATCGTTGTAGTCAAGATGTAAGAGCGTTCTTTAAGACAGTAATCCCTAAATTCCACTTTTCTACTTATATTCAAAACTACTTTAAAAATAACGTTGGAAAGACTTATCGTCATGTTGTAAATGCTTGGTATGAGGAAGAGGAACTCAAGAAAAACCCTTCGTACAAGAAAAAAATTGCACCTCAATTCGAATATAACCAATTCATTCGCGACTTTTTTGCAGACCCTAAAAATCAAGGAATCAGTCGTGAAAAAGCGATAGAAGAATGGAATGAAATCAAGAAATTGCCTGGAAGCAACAAATATGAATCCAATAAATAA
- a CDS encoding AAA family ATPase, with protein MFFIQMSGVPGSGKSTLAREIAKRTGCIIVDHDIVKTALLNSMEEINMDGKLAGKISYNIDFSLVDFHLSLGQNVILDSPCLYDEMIEKGTKLSAKYNANYKYIECYLEDFTEINHRLKSRQKMLSQITEFQSETNFYTTLQGSKKPLVNGSIVVNTANILESYIEDVMRYVITD; from the coding sequence TTGTTTTTCATTCAAATGTCTGGTGTTCCTGGCTCTGGAAAATCCACATTAGCACGTGAAATTGCCAAAAGAACAGGTTGTATCATCGTTGATCACGATATCGTAAAAACTGCATTATTGAATTCTATGGAGGAAATTAATATGGATGGGAAATTAGCTGGGAAAATATCATATAATATTGATTTTTCGTTGGTGGACTTTCATTTATCCCTTGGGCAGAACGTAATACTTGATAGCCCGTGTTTATATGATGAGATGATTGAAAAGGGGACAAAATTATCTGCAAAGTATAACGCAAACTATAAATACATAGAGTGCTATCTTGAAGATTTCACTGAAATCAATCACCGGTTAAAGAGTCGACAAAAGATGCTTAGTCAAATTACTGAATTTCAATCAGAAACTAATTTTTACACGACACTTCAAGGTAGTAAAAAACCTTTAGTTAATGGCTCTATTGTTGTGAATACAGCGAATATTTTAGAATCGTATATAGAAGATGTTATGCGTTATGTGATTACGGACTGA
- the argS gene encoding arginine--tRNA ligase: MYKEIAAILVTVLENQLTQNEIEKLLEKPKHQNLGDIAFPCFTLAKKFRKAPQIIAQDIAAKIENDLIQEVQVVGGYINLFLNKKSVTQNVISTILHAKSAYGQKEKQHQNVVVDFSSPNIAKPFSMGHLRSTVIGNALANISEKNGYDVIRINHLGDWGTQFGKLIVAYHLWGNKEAIEAAPIQELLKLYVKFHELAEEDEQLNVQARAAFKALEQHDAQALALWKWFKEASLQEFKEIYDVLNIHFDSYDGEAFYNDKMHLVIEELQQKNLLTLSDGAYVVALENMPPCLITKQDGATLYATRDLAAAIHRKKQYDPAKVFYVVGNEQTLHFKQFFNVISKMGYTWYENLQHVPFGMMLKSGKKMSTRKGRVILLKDVLNEAIETAKANIEEKNPSLTNKEIVAKQVGVGAVIFNDLKNFRLNDIEFSLEQMMNFEGETGPYVQYTFARISSILEKAQFKMEEAMQINELGEQAWTAIQLLNHFPQIVTDAFEQADPSLIAKFALQLARAFNKYYAHTKILVEDDMKESRLIFSYCVAMILQECLAILGIEAPKNM; the protein is encoded by the coding sequence ATGTATAAAGAAATAGCAGCAATTTTAGTAACTGTATTAGAAAATCAATTAACTCAAAATGAAATTGAGAAGCTCTTAGAAAAACCGAAGCACCAAAATCTTGGTGATATAGCTTTCCCTTGCTTTACGCTTGCAAAAAAATTTAGAAAAGCGCCACAAATAATTGCACAAGATATCGCAGCCAAAATTGAAAATGACCTCATTCAAGAAGTTCAAGTGGTTGGTGGTTATATCAATCTGTTCTTAAACAAAAAGAGCGTTACGCAAAATGTGATTTCAACGATCCTTCATGCTAAATCAGCATATGGTCAAAAAGAAAAACAGCATCAAAATGTTGTAGTGGATTTTTCGTCGCCAAATATTGCGAAGCCGTTTTCAATGGGGCATTTGCGTTCAACGGTAATCGGGAATGCTCTGGCAAACATTTCAGAGAAAAATGGCTATGATGTAATTCGCATCAACCATTTAGGGGATTGGGGAACTCAGTTTGGTAAATTAATTGTAGCATACCATTTATGGGGAAATAAGGAGGCCATTGAAGCCGCACCAATTCAAGAACTATTAAAGTTATACGTGAAATTTCATGAGCTGGCGGAGGAGGATGAGCAGCTAAATGTTCAGGCACGAGCTGCATTTAAAGCTCTTGAACAACATGACGCACAAGCACTGGCACTTTGGAAGTGGTTCAAAGAGGCCTCTTTACAAGAATTCAAAGAGATTTATGATGTGTTAAATATTCATTTTGATTCTTACGACGGGGAAGCGTTTTATAACGATAAAATGCATCTGGTTATCGAAGAGCTACAACAGAAAAATTTACTTACATTATCAGATGGTGCTTATGTCGTAGCGTTAGAAAATATGCCACCATGTTTAATTACAAAGCAGGATGGAGCTACTCTTTACGCTACACGTGACTTAGCAGCGGCTATCCATCGTAAAAAACAATATGATCCTGCGAAAGTATTTTATGTAGTGGGGAATGAACAAACGTTACATTTTAAACAATTTTTCAACGTCATTTCAAAAATGGGGTATACATGGTATGAAAATTTACAGCATGTACCTTTTGGCATGATGCTAAAAAGTGGTAAGAAAATGTCGACACGTAAAGGCAGAGTCATTTTGTTAAAAGATGTCCTTAATGAAGCCATTGAAACAGCTAAAGCGAATATAGAGGAAAAAAACCCGAGTTTGACGAATAAAGAAATAGTGGCAAAGCAAGTAGGTGTCGGTGCGGTGATCTTTAATGATTTAAAAAACTTTCGCTTAAATGATATTGAATTTTCTTTAGAACAAATGATGAATTTTGAAGGAGAAACTGGTCCATATGTTCAGTACACGTTTGCACGTATTTCATCTATTCTTGAAAAAGCACAATTCAAAATGGAAGAAGCTATGCAAATTAATGAATTAGGTGAGCAAGCTTGGACAGCGATTCAGTTATTAAATCATTTTCCACAAATTGTGACCGATGCTTTTGAACAAGCCGACCCATCGTTAATTGCTAAATTTGCTTTACAATTAGCTCGTGCTTTCAACAAATATTACGCACATACAAAAATTTTAGTCGAAGATGACATGAAAGAAAGTAGATTGATTTTTAGCTATTGTGTGGCAATGATTTTGCAAGAATGTTTAGCAATATTAGGAATAGAAGCTCCAAAAAATATGTAA
- a CDS encoding GNAT family N-acetyltransferase: protein MIRKLTNDDRNIVMALVSIKPAENLFIIGDIEAYGFESDIQELWGQFEDEKLVAILLRYDQNYIPYSEGAYDVAGFAEIINKNPNQIEISGLQYLIAPLRKFIDRDIRRDSETYYAKCTELNYEVDTTQFEKVSYLQPSEYAENVEMLSSIPEFSTGTFSVEGRERAEKYKTGRTYMMRDEQGVMVSSASTTAENSQSAMIVGVGTRPGYAKRGYATRCMEKLCSDLLAEGKTICLFYDNPAAGSIYKRLGFEDIGYWSMIRYEPQNTKFIIS, encoded by the coding sequence ATGATACGGAAATTAACAAACGATGACCGAAACATTGTCATGGCGCTAGTAAGTATAAAACCAGCAGAGAACTTATTTATAATCGGTGATATTGAAGCATATGGTTTTGAATCAGATATTCAAGAACTTTGGGGTCAATTTGAAGATGAAAAATTAGTCGCGATTTTATTAAGATATGATCAAAATTATATTCCTTATAGCGAAGGAGCATATGATGTAGCAGGCTTTGCTGAAATTATTAATAAAAATCCAAATCAAATAGAAATATCTGGCCTACAGTATTTAATCGCTCCTTTACGAAAATTCATTGACCGTGATATTCGAAGGGACAGTGAAACGTATTATGCAAAATGTACAGAACTGAATTATGAAGTGGATACAACTCAATTTGAAAAGGTATCATACTTGCAGCCATCTGAGTATGCAGAAAATGTTGAAATGTTAAGCTCAATTCCTGAATTTTCAACGGGGACGTTTAGTGTAGAAGGCAGAGAACGCGCGGAAAAGTATAAAACAGGTCGTACATATATGATGCGAGATGAACAGGGCGTCATGGTTTCTTCTGCATCAACTACGGCAGAAAACTCACAATCTGCGATGATTGTAGGCGTAGGCACAAGACCAGGCTATGCAAAAAGAGGATATGCAACACGTTGTATGGAAAAGCTATGTAGCGATTTATTGGCAGAAGGTAAAACAATCTGTTTGTTTTATGATAATCCAGCTGCCGGAAGTATCTATAAACGTCTTGGATTTGAGGATATTGGTTATTGGTCGATGATACGTTATGAGCCGCAAAATACTAAATTCATAATTTCATAG